A stretch of the Candidatus Paceibacterota bacterium genome encodes the following:
- a CDS encoding class I tRNA ligase family protein has translation MANGFVVHNCGTAISQHEISVEEYKEITHKSVFLKIPLLNKENVFFLVWTTTPWTLPANVSLAVNPDIDYVEIEKEKETFILAKSKISLVEGKTIREFKGKEIEGQRYKGIFDELSGVELKEDDHRIVLWKEVTEDEGTGIVHIATGCGEEDYALGKELNLSVVNPLNDESRYKEGFGFLEGKLATEANESVFENLEKKNFIYKIEDYKHRYPVCWRCKSELIFRLVDEWYISMDKIRGSLIEAAKKINWIPSFGLEREVDWLMNMKDWLISKKRYWGLALPIFECEKCKEFEVIGSKEELKERAIENWDQFEGKTPHRPFVDNIKLECKSCKGRMSRIIDVGNPWLDAGIVPFSTMGYFKDKSEWEKWFPADLVCESFPGQFKNWFYSIIVMSVVLEDKQPVRTIFGFALVKDEKGEEMHKSKGNAIWLNEAIEKIGADPMRWMYARQNPANNLKFGFVYAEEIKRKLLTLLNVLSFFTTYADKKDFESYFETYFPSSKNILDKWIISRFQNLLKKTQESFDKYDAMTATLSIENFFINDLSLWYVRRSRKRIQEEKEGRETLFYILLNLTKLISPIAPFLAENIYSQIKAKDMPISVHLLRWPFYEQKEIDLELEEKMDYVRKVVGIALSLRADAKIKVRQPLGFLKIKNKKIDEKELVNLIKEEVNVKEVLFEDMDEEVKLSLEITEELKKEGIDRELIRNVNLLRKKHGFTPKDEIDVSSSLDISNKEKFKKETKARELKIVQEIKEDKKAEIKIDGRSYFIGIKKV, from the coding sequence ATTGCAAATGGGTTTGTTGTTCATAATTGCGGAACCGCTATCTCTCAGCATGAGATTTCAGTTGAGGAATACAAGGAAATAACCCATAAATCTGTATTTTTGAAAATACCTCTTTTAAATAAAGAAAATGTTTTTTTCCTTGTTTGGACAACTACTCCTTGGACTTTGCCGGCCAATGTTTCTTTGGCGGTAAATCCGGATATTGATTATGTTGAAATTGAAAAAGAAAAAGAAACGTTTATTCTTGCCAAAAGCAAAATATCTCTTGTTGAAGGAAAAACAATAAGAGAATTCAAGGGGAAGGAAATTGAAGGTCAGAGATATAAAGGAATTTTTGACGAGCTCTCTGGAGTAGAATTAAAAGAAGACGACCATAGAATTGTATTATGGAAAGAAGTAACGGAAGACGAAGGAACGGGAATAGTTCATATTGCTACCGGTTGTGGAGAAGAGGATTATGCCTTAGGCAAAGAACTTAATCTTTCTGTTGTAAATCCGTTAAATGATGAAAGCAGATATAAAGAAGGTTTTGGTTTTCTTGAAGGGAAATTGGCTACAGAAGCGAATGAATCGGTTTTTGAAAATTTAGAAAAGAAAAACTTTATTTATAAAATAGAGGATTATAAACACAGGTATCCTGTTTGCTGGAGATGCAAGTCCGAACTCATTTTCCGCCTTGTTGATGAATGGTATATATCAATGGATAAAATCAGGGGTTCTTTAATTGAAGCGGCAAAGAAGATAAACTGGATTCCGTCCTTTGGACTTGAAAGGGAAGTTGATTGGCTTATGAACATGAAGGACTGGCTTATTTCAAAAAAAAGATATTGGGGTCTTGCTCTTCCTATATTTGAATGCGAGAAGTGCAAGGAATTTGAAGTTATCGGTTCCAAAGAAGAACTTAAAGAAAGGGCGATTGAGAATTGGGACCAATTTGAAGGGAAAACTCCTCACAGGCCTTTTGTTGATAATATTAAGCTTGAGTGCAAATCTTGCAAAGGAAGAATGTCGAGAATTATTGACGTTGGCAATCCTTGGCTTGATGCCGGAATTGTTCCTTTTTCCACAATGGGGTATTTCAAAGATAAAAGCGAATGGGAAAAATGGTTTCCCGCAGATCTTGTTTGCGAATCTTTCCCTGGTCAGTTTAAAAATTGGTTTTATTCTATAATCGTAATGAGCGTTGTTCTTGAAGATAAACAGCCGGTAAGAACTATTTTCGGATTTGCTCTTGTTAAAGACGAAAAGGGAGAAGAAATGCATAAATCAAAAGGGAATGCTATTTGGCTAAATGAAGCAATAGAGAAAATAGGAGCTGACCCGATGAGGTGGATGTATGCAAGGCAGAATCCGGCAAATAATCTAAAGTTCGGATTTGTTTATGCAGAAGAAATAAAGAGAAAGCTTCTGACTCTTCTTAATGTTCTTTCTTTTTTTACTACATATGCGGATAAAAAGGACTTTGAAAGTTATTTTGAAACGTATTTTCCTTCTTCTAAAAATATCCTTGATAAATGGATTATCTCCAGATTTCAAAACCTTTTGAAAAAGACGCAAGAGAGCTTTGACAAATATGACGCAATGACGGCAACTCTTTCTATAGAGAATTTCTTTATAAACGACCTTTCGCTTTGGTATGTAAGAAGATCAAGAAAAAGGATTCAAGAAGAAAAGGAAGGAAGAGAAACCCTTTTCTATATTCTTCTTAATTTAACAAAGCTTATTTCACCAATTGCCCCTTTTCTTGCGGAAAATATCTATTCTCAAATTAAAGCGAAAGATATGCCCATTTCAGTGCATTTGTTAAGATGGCCCTTTTATGAGCAAAAGGAGATAGATCTTGAGCTTGAAGAAAAAATGGATTATGTAAGAAAAGTAGTTGGGATTGCTCTTTCTTTGAGGGCAGATGCCAAGATAAAAGTAAGGCAGCCATTGGGTTTTCTTAAGATAAAAAATAAAAAGATAGATGAAAAAGAACTTGTAAATTTAATAAAAGAAGAAGTTAACGTAAAAGAAGTTCTTTTTGAAGACATGGACGAAGAGGTAAAGCTTTCCTTGGAAATAACAGAAGAATTAAAAAAAGAAGGAATAGACAGGGAACTTATAAGAAACGTAAATCTTTTAAGAAAAAAGCATGGCTTTACTCCTAAAGATGAAATTGACGTTTCTTCTTCTCTTGATATTTCAAATAAGGAGAAATTCAAGAAGGAAACAAAAGCAAGAGAGTTAAAAATAGTGCAAGAAATAAAAGAAGATAAAAAAGCGGAAATAAAGATAGACGGCAGATCCTACTTTATCGGGATAAAGAAGGTATGA
- the recO gene encoding DNA repair protein RecO, with protein sequence MTLRQKTRAFVLNRKNKGEANRVITFYTEDFGKISVFAKGIRKINSKLKENVENLGLLHIEFIETSKRRTLVDTAVLLSFSKSKKEIERFRSSEKIREDINNLIKEEEKDKGVWNLLEETLIENENAKNYILLPYYFFFNLASLLGYKPELEKCCLCQRKINQEESFFLPGKGLVDKKCSKNSIVILPQTVKLLRFFLEKKAKEIAMIKTENIAISPLLNISEKSSGVFSENM encoded by the coding sequence ATGACCTTAAGGCAAAAAACAAGAGCATTTGTTTTGAACAGGAAAAACAAAGGAGAAGCAAACAGGGTTATAACTTTCTATACCGAAGATTTTGGGAAAATAAGCGTTTTTGCCAAAGGGATAAGAAAAATTAACTCAAAGCTCAAAGAAAATGTTGAAAATTTGGGCCTTCTTCATATAGAATTTATAGAGACAAGCAAAAGAAGAACGCTTGTTGATACTGCCGTTCTTCTGAGTTTTTCAAAATCAAAAAAAGAAATTGAAAGATTCAGGTCGTCTGAAAAAATAAGGGAGGATATAAACAACTTAATAAAAGAAGAAGAAAAAGACAAAGGCGTTTGGAATCTTTTGGAAGAAACGCTTATTGAAAACGAAAACGCAAAAAATTATATTCTGCTTCCCTATTATTTCTTTTTTAATCTTGCTTCTCTTTTAGGATATAAGCCGGAGCTTGAAAAATGCTGTTTATGTCAAAGAAAGATTAATCAAGAGGAATCCTTTTTTCTTCCGGGAAAAGGGCTCGTTGATAAAAAATGCTCCAAAAATTCAATTGTTATTTTGCCTCAAACAGTAAAACTTTTAAGGTTTTTTTTAGAAAAAAAAGCAAAGGAGATAGCAATGATAAAAACGGAAAATATTGCTATTTCTCCTCTTTTGAACATATCAGAAAAAAGTTCTGGCGTTTTTTCTGAAAATATGTAG